The following coding sequences are from one Nicotiana tomentosiformis chromosome 3, ASM39032v3, whole genome shotgun sequence window:
- the LOC104088341 gene encoding BIIDXI-like protein At5g11420 yields MKMKKTAILIVLLCATINVVLSVDDGLLPNGNFEQGPKPSQLKGTKVTEPHAIPHWEISGYVEYIKSGQTQGDMLLPVPEGAFAVRLGEDASIKTRITNVTKGTFYSLSFNFARTCAQEEKLNVSVSPNNEPNDWGMLPMQTMYSSDGWDSYSWGFLAQATEIDIMLHNPAVEKDPACGPLIDYIALKALKNPHRPKGNMLKNGNFEEGPYIFPNTSWGVLIPPNIEDDHSPLPGWMIESLKAVKYIDAAHFAVPEGKRAIELVAGRESAIAQQVITTKGKVYDLMFSVGDASNSCQGSMLIEAFAGQITLRVPYESKGNGGFKRAKLRFKAVSERTRVRFLSTYYHMKSDHSGSLCGPVVDDVRLVGVRHP; encoded by the exons ATGAAAATGAAGAAAACGGCAATACTGATAGTGCTGCTCTGTGCCACCATAAATGTCGTTTTATCTGTAGATGATG GATTATTGCCTAACGGCAACTTCGAGCAAGGTCCAAAACCATCACAATTGAAGGGCACAAAAGTGACAGAGCCTCACGCAATACCCCACTGGGAAATCTCAGGTTATGTAGAATACATCAAATCAGGCCAAACACAAGGTGACATGCTACTTCCAGTGCCAGAAGGAGCTTTTGCTGTTAGGCTAGGGGAAGACGCATCCATCAAAACCAGAATCACGAACGTCACTAAGGGAACTTTCTACTCTTTGTCCTTCAACTTTGCTAGGACCTGTGCTCAAGAAGAGAAACTCAACGTGTCGGTGTCGCCTAACAATGAGCCTAATGACTGGGGAATGCTTCCAATGCAGACCATGTATAGTAGTGATGGTTGGGACTCTTATTCGTGGGGTTTCTTGGCCCAAGCCACAGAAATTGACATCATGTTACACAATCCTGCAGTTGAGAAGGACCCAGCTTGTGGCCCTCTCATTGATTACATTGCTCTCAAGGCTTTGAAAAATCCTCATAGACCAAAAG GCAACATGTTGAAGAACGGAAACTTTGAAGAGGGTCCATATATCTTTCCCAACACAAGCTGGGGAGTTCTAATTCCTCCAAATATTGAAGATGATCACTCACCATTGCCTGGATGGATGATTGAATCTCTCAAGGCAGTAAAATACATTGATGCTGCACACTTCGCCGTGCCGGAGGGCAAGCGCGCCATCGAACTTGTGGCCGGTAGAGAAAGTGCAATAGCACAACAAGTGATAACTACAAAAGGGAAGGTCTATGATCTCATGTTCTCGGTAGGAGATGCCAGCAATTCCTGCCAAGGGTCTATGCTTATAGAGGCATTTGCCGGCCAGATCACTTTGCGAGTCCCCTACGAATCCAAAGGTAATGGAGGATTCAAACGAGCCAAGCTTCGGTTTAAAGCAGTTTCTGAGCGCACCAGGGTCAGGTTCTTGAGCACATACTATCACATGAAGAGCGATCACTCTGGCTCCTTGTGTGGTCCTGTGGTTGATGATGTGAGATTAGTTGGAGTTCGCCATCCATAA